The Gymnodinialimonas sp. 57CJ19 genome includes a window with the following:
- a CDS encoding SDR family oxidoreductase, which yields MKTILITGASSGIGRATAEAFLADGWRVALLARRRALLADVTRGHENALALPGDVTRLDDMENAVAKVATTWGRLDAVFNNAGIFSPQGTIDEIDVNDWHQSVSVNLTGMFNTARAAFAQMRAQDPQGGRIINNGSLSAHSPREGSICYTTTKHGVTGLTKTLSLDGRPFGIAAGQIDIGNARTDLVDALNERRISDGKPLMDMMNVTEAAQSVLHMANMPASANVLFQTILATNMPYVGRG from the coding sequence ATGAAGACCATTCTCATCACCGGCGCCAGCTCCGGCATCGGCCGCGCCACAGCCGAGGCCTTTTTGGCCGACGGCTGGCGCGTCGCCCTCCTCGCGCGCCGCCGCGCGCTCCTCGCAGACGTGACCCGTGGGCACGAGAACGCCCTCGCCCTGCCGGGCGACGTGACGCGCTTGGACGACATGGAAAACGCCGTGGCAAAGGTCGCCACGACCTGGGGCCGCCTGGACGCCGTTTTCAACAACGCCGGCATTTTCTCGCCCCAGGGCACCATTGACGAAATCGACGTAAATGACTGGCATCAAAGCGTTTCTGTCAACCTCACGGGCATGTTCAACACCGCGCGCGCCGCCTTCGCCCAAATGCGCGCCCAAGACCCCCAGGGCGGCCGAATCATCAACAACGGCTCCCTCTCCGCCCACTCCCCCCGCGAAGGCTCGATCTGCTACACGACCACTAAACACGGCGTCACCGGTCTGACCAAAACCCTCAGCCTCGATGGCCGCCCCTTCGGCATTGCAGCGGGCCAGATCGACATCGGCAACGCCCGCACCGACCTTGTCGATGCCCTGAATGAGCGCCGTATCTCAGACGGTAAACCTCTGATGGATATGATGAATGTGACCGAGGCCGCCCAATCCGTCCTGCATATGGCGAACATGCCTGCCTCCGCCAATGTGCTGTTCCAAACCATCCTCGCCACCAACATGCCCTACGTGGGGCGCGGTTAG
- a CDS encoding nuclear transport factor 2 family protein, whose translation MSSASQRVVRGFWKAMASNDFHAASLCLTEDFRLQWPQSDEVIEGRENFAAVNAAYPAKGPWTFELRRIVGQGDQIVTEVCVSDGDVRATALTFHTVRGDLIALQREFWPDPFEAPTWRSEWVRKPG comes from the coding sequence ATGAGTTCTGCCTCCCAGAGGGTCGTACGCGGATTCTGGAAGGCTATGGCCAGCAACGATTTCCATGCGGCGAGCCTTTGTTTGACAGAAGATTTCCGGCTTCAGTGGCCGCAATCCGATGAAGTGATCGAGGGGCGGGAGAACTTTGCCGCAGTGAATGCGGCTTATCCGGCCAAGGGGCCGTGGACCTTTGAGTTGCGCCGCATTGTGGGGCAGGGGGATCAGATTGTAACCGAGGTTTGTGTGAGCGATGGGGACGTGCGGGCCACGGCGCTGACGTTCCACACGGTGCGAGGGGATTTGATTGCTTTGCAAAGAGAGTTTTGGCCCGACCCGTTTGAGGCGCCGACCTGGAGATCGGAATGGGTGCGGAAACCGGGCTGA
- a CDS encoding TIGR02186 family protein, protein MRVIALLLATLLAGVSAADAEEVVAGLSQDAINITANFEGSEIMIFGAVSRTAPAPQGDLEVIITVEGPSMPVAVRRKDRRFGIWVNTDAVEVDSAPSFYAVATTAGFAATITDTEDLRHRVSIPRAIRAVGLGVADAENFTEALIRIRESEELYQLNEGSVTLRNETLFDTVIQLPANLVEGDYRTRIILTRGGEVLDVYEQDIAVRKVGLERFIYNLAHERPLVYGILSLTIAILAGWMASAVFRYIRA, encoded by the coding sequence TTGAGAGTGATCGCGCTTCTCCTCGCTACGCTCCTCGCAGGTGTCTCTGCTGCTGACGCAGAAGAGGTGGTGGCAGGACTGTCGCAAGATGCCATCAACATTACGGCGAACTTTGAAGGCTCGGAGATCATGATCTTCGGCGCCGTCAGCCGGACAGCGCCTGCGCCTCAGGGTGACCTGGAGGTGATCATCACCGTGGAAGGTCCGTCGATGCCCGTGGCCGTACGCCGGAAGGATCGCCGCTTCGGGATTTGGGTCAACACCGACGCCGTCGAAGTGGATTCCGCCCCGTCGTTTTATGCGGTGGCGACCACGGCAGGTTTTGCGGCCACGATCACCGATACAGAGGATTTGCGCCACAGGGTGTCGATCCCCAGAGCCATCCGCGCCGTGGGACTTGGGGTGGCGGATGCCGAAAACTTCACGGAGGCCTTGATCCGCATCAGGGAATCCGAGGAATTGTACCAGTTGAACGAAGGCAGCGTGACGCTGCGTAACGAAACTTTGTTCGACACGGTGATCCAATTGCCTGCGAACCTGGTTGAAGGTGACTACCGCACGCGCATAATCTTGACCCGTGGGGGCGAAGTCCTCGACGTATATGAGCAAGACATTGCGGTGCGGAAAGTCGGTTTGGAACGGTTCATCTATAATCTCGCCCACGAGCGGCCTTTGGTCTACGGCATCTTGTCGTTGACGATCGCCATTCTGGCAGGATGGATGGCCTCTGCCGTATTCCGCTACATTCGCGCGTGA
- a CDS encoding sulfite exporter TauE/SafE family protein: MQIYLPIAEVSVNAFLLLGLGGLVGILSGMFGVGGGFLMTPLLFFIGIPPAVAVATEANQIVASSFSGVLAHFKRKTVDLKMGGVLLVGGLIGAAIGVQIFAMLTAIGQVDLLVKLCYVVFLGIIGGLMFFESLNAIRKARSAGGVVPPKRRHRGWIHALPFKMRFRTSGLYVSVIPPVVVGLFVGVLSAIMGVGGGFIMVPAMIYLLGMPTKVVVGTSLFQIIFVTAFATLMHATTNYTVDMVLAVLLLVGGVVGAQIGARIGTKLKAEQLRILLAIMVLAVCGKLGFDLLVMPAELYSIGAGASH; encoded by the coding sequence ATGCAAATCTACCTTCCGATTGCCGAGGTGAGCGTGAACGCGTTCCTTCTGCTGGGGTTGGGCGGACTTGTGGGCATCCTTTCGGGGATGTTCGGTGTCGGCGGCGGCTTCCTTATGACGCCGCTTTTGTTCTTCATCGGTATTCCGCCCGCCGTCGCCGTGGCGACCGAAGCCAACCAGATTGTCGCGTCATCCTTTTCCGGCGTGTTGGCGCATTTCAAGCGAAAGACCGTTGATCTGAAGATGGGCGGGGTGCTGCTGGTCGGCGGTCTGATTGGGGCTGCGATCGGCGTGCAAATCTTTGCAATGCTCACCGCGATCGGCCAAGTCGATTTGCTGGTGAAGCTTTGCTACGTTGTTTTCCTTGGCATTATCGGCGGGTTGATGTTCTTCGAGAGCCTCAACGCGATCCGCAAAGCCCGTAGCGCCGGGGGCGTTGTGCCACCCAAGCGCCGTCATCGCGGCTGGATTCACGCATTGCCGTTCAAGATGCGGTTTCGGACCTCGGGGCTTTATGTCTCGGTGATCCCGCCCGTGGTCGTGGGGCTGTTTGTGGGCGTTCTGTCTGCGATCATGGGGGTCGGCGGCGGCTTCATCATGGTGCCTGCGATGATTTATCTGCTGGGGATGCCGACCAAGGTTGTTGTTGGGACGTCGTTGTTTCAGATCATTTTCGTCACTGCGTTCGCCACGTTGATGCACGCGACGACGAACTACACGGTGGATATGGTCTTGGCTGTCCTTTTGCTGGTGGGCGGCGTTGTGGGGGCGCAAATTGGCGCGCGTATCGGGACCAAGCTGAAGGCCGAGCAATTGCGGATTTTGCTGGCGATCATGGTATTGGCCGTGTGCGGTAAGCTTGGTTTTGACCTGCTGGTCATGCCGGCAGAGCTGTACTCGATTGGCGCGGGGGCAAGCCATTGA
- a CDS encoding RNA polymerase sigma factor, with product MGPVIGYEMRMNVSDENLALAAAGGDGAAYQLLLSRVYDRLFGLCFRLTGSRAEAEDLTQDICLALPGKLSGYRAQAKVTTWLYRVAVNAATDRRRRQASYTRATDGWADWEMDRVQSAQEATEATAWLYRAMAELSPTLRDTLALVLDDVTHTEAADILGVSEGTISWRVAEAKKKLRALKAEEEDK from the coding sequence ATGGGACCCGTCATAGGGTATGAGATGCGCATGAATGTGAGTGATGAAAATCTGGCCCTTGCGGCGGCCGGTGGCGACGGGGCCGCGTATCAGCTGTTGCTGAGCCGCGTCTATGACCGCCTGTTTGGTCTGTGTTTCCGGCTCACCGGAAGCCGGGCCGAGGCGGAAGACTTGACCCAGGACATCTGCCTGGCCCTGCCCGGAAAGCTCTCGGGGTATCGGGCGCAGGCGAAGGTGACGACGTGGCTTTACCGCGTCGCGGTGAACGCCGCCACGGATCGGCGCAGGCGGCAAGCCAGTTACACGCGGGCCACCGATGGGTGGGCCGATTGGGAGATGGACCGCGTACAATCGGCGCAGGAAGCCACCGAGGCAACGGCGTGGCTGTATCGCGCGATGGCGGAGCTGTCGCCAACGCTCCGTGACACGCTAGCGCTGGTGCTGGACGACGTCACCCATACCGAGGCCGCCGATATTCTGGGCGTCTCCGAGGGCACGATTTCGTGGCGCGTAGCGGAAGCCAAGAAGAAGCTACGGGCACTGAAAGCAGAGGAGGAGGACAAATGA
- a CDS encoding von Willebrand factor type A domain-containing protein: MTSNNFNDLDDLKRAMADATPTPDAARKAEAMARSLEIFNRAQGSQDAARQTSETPKDRGFFRGAFDMLISRTTGALTATTALVGVGLLFLSPQGQEMLQGPPGVPEPITSAPPVTAPAQAEVDVADDSLVAAPMVVAEMADTDTEAELAPPAAPRPRAEVSVFSAAGDAALGGVDGTIVPLGGISQQGYGNSAAVAALPQGRRAPLVQDLAPAPAPLTEEFANADANPLQVVAEDPVSTFSIDVDTASYALLRSTLNRGQLPAPDAVRIEEMVNYFPYDYPAPTADDVSPFRPTVQVFQTPWNPDTQLLHIGIQGEMPAVEDRPPLNLVFLIDTSGSMNDPAKLPLLIQSFRLMLDRLNPDDEVAIVTYAGSAGVALEPTAASDTATISAALTALQAGGGTNGVGGLEEAYRLAAEMTDDGDVSRVLLATDGDFNVGINDPTALEDYIAEQRETGIYLSVLGFGRGNLQDDTMQALAQNGNGTAAYIDTLHEAQRVLVDQMAGALYPIADDLKVQVEFNPEVIAEYRLIGYETRALAREDFANDAVDAGDIGAGHSVTAIYEITPVGSPAVLVAPLRYAADDGAEDVPFSDELGFISLRWKEPGAEDSQLVDFPIARAVAEPGEDAQFAAAIAGFGQLLRGSDFLGDWDYADAIALANANRGADEFGYRTEAVQLMRLAESMAQ; encoded by the coding sequence ATGACCTCCAATAACTTCAACGATCTGGACGACCTGAAGCGCGCGATGGCCGATGCCACGCCGACGCCCGATGCTGCCCGCAAGGCCGAGGCGATGGCCCGCTCATTAGAAATTTTCAACCGCGCCCAAGGATCGCAGGATGCGGCGCGTCAAACCTCTGAGACCCCGAAAGACCGGGGCTTTTTCAGAGGAGCTTTTGATATGTTGATTTCCAGAACGACTGGCGCATTGACCGCCACCACCGCCCTTGTTGGGGTTGGCCTTCTCTTCCTGAGCCCACAGGGCCAAGAGATGCTGCAAGGCCCGCCAGGGGTGCCTGAACCAATCACCTCCGCGCCCCCTGTTACCGCTCCGGCCCAAGCCGAGGTGGATGTGGCAGACGACTCGCTTGTTGCGGCGCCGATGGTCGTGGCCGAAATGGCCGACACCGATACGGAGGCAGAACTCGCCCCCCCCGCGGCCCCGCGCCCCCGGGCCGAGGTTTCTGTCTTTTCCGCCGCCGGGGATGCGGCACTGGGCGGAGTTGATGGAACAATCGTGCCCCTGGGGGGGATTTCTCAGCAAGGCTACGGCAATTCCGCTGCGGTCGCCGCGCTTCCACAGGGGCGCAGGGCACCGCTTGTGCAGGACCTCGCCCCCGCGCCCGCGCCGTTAACGGAAGAATTCGCCAACGCCGATGCGAATCCCTTGCAGGTGGTTGCGGAAGATCCGGTTTCGACCTTCTCGATTGATGTGGATACGGCCTCTTACGCGCTGCTGCGCTCGACCCTGAACCGAGGGCAATTGCCCGCGCCCGATGCCGTGCGGATCGAGGAGATGGTGAATTACTTCCCCTACGACTACCCCGCCCCCACGGCGGACGACGTCAGCCCGTTCCGCCCCACGGTGCAGGTCTTCCAGACCCCCTGGAACCCCGACACGCAGCTTTTGCACATCGGCATTCAGGGTGAGATGCCGGCCGTGGAAGATCGCCCGCCGCTCAACCTCGTGTTCCTGATCGACACCAGCGGCTCGATGAACGACCCGGCGAAGCTGCCCCTGCTGATCCAATCCTTCCGGCTCATGCTGGACCGCCTCAACCCGGACGACGAGGTCGCCATCGTGACCTACGCGGGCAGTGCGGGCGTGGCTCTGGAACCGACGGCAGCCTCTGACACGGCCACGATCTCAGCCGCGCTGACGGCCCTGCAAGCGGGCGGTGGCACCAACGGCGTGGGCGGGCTGGAAGAGGCCTACCGCCTTGCCGCCGAGATGACAGATGACGGCGACGTCAGCCGCGTCTTGCTGGCCACGGATGGGGATTTCAACGTCGGCATCAACGACCCCACTGCGTTGGAGGATTACATCGCCGAACAGCGCGAGACGGGCATCTACCTCAGCGTGTTGGGGTTCGGACGCGGTAACCTGCAAGACGACACGATGCAGGCCTTGGCGCAGAACGGCAACGGCACGGCGGCCTATATCGACACCCTCCACGAAGCGCAGCGGGTGTTGGTGGACCAGATGGCGGGCGCGCTCTACCCCATCGCGGATGATCTGAAAGTGCAGGTCGAGTTCAATCCCGAGGTGATCGCCGAATATCGCCTGATCGGTTATGAGACCCGCGCCTTGGCTCGAGAGGATTTCGCCAACGACGCCGTGGACGCCGGCGACATCGGGGCGGGTCATTCGGTGACGGCGATCTACGAGATCACGCCCGTGGGCTCCCCCGCCGTACTGGTCGCCCCCCTGCGCTATGCCGCCGATGACGGCGCGGAAGACGTGCCGTTCAGTGACGAGTTGGGCTTCATCTCGCTCCGCTGGAAAGAGCCGGGCGCGGAAGACAGCCAGTTGGTCGACTTCCCCATCGCCCGCGCCGTGGCCGAACCGGGGGAAGACGCGCAATTCGCCGCCGCCATCGCGGGCTTCGGACAGCTTCTACGCGGCTCGGATTTCCTGGGCGATTGGGACTACGCCGACGCCATCGCGCTGGCCAATGCCAACCGGGGCGCGGACGAATTCGGCTACCGGACCGAGGCGGTGCAACTGATGCGACTGGCGGAGAGTATGGCGCAGTAA
- a CDS encoding TIGR02300 family protein, with protein sequence MPKEEWGVKRVCPTTGKRFYDLGASPIVSPYTGEVVVLETGKGGAQSLVADKAATKAKETDSDDEDLVLDDDIDIDEDDDADLPDDDVLDDDDEDTVALDDIADVASEESED encoded by the coding sequence ATGCCCAAAGAGGAATGGGGCGTTAAGCGCGTCTGTCCCACAACCGGAAAACGGTTCTACGACTTGGGTGCAAGCCCGATTGTCAGCCCATATACGGGCGAAGTCGTTGTGCTTGAAACCGGCAAGGGCGGTGCCCAAAGCCTGGTGGCCGACAAGGCCGCGACAAAAGCCAAAGAGACCGATTCGGACGATGAGGATCTGGTGCTCGACGACGACATCGACATTGATGAAGACGATGACGCCGATCTGCCCGACGATGATGTGCTAGACGATGACGACGAGGACACAGTTGCCCTTGACGATATCGCAGACGTAGCCTCGGAAGAGAGCGAAGACTGA
- a CDS encoding SprT family zinc-dependent metalloprotease, with translation MAAQSSVSTHVLPGDPPVEVLLRRNARAKRFSLRVSRSDGRVSLSLPTWAPEAEALAFLRAREPWVREHLDRYPGVKAARIGADVPICGVPRPVVAGSGRAAQFKDGALHVPQGPREGPRIKALLTAMARERLSAAVATHAGAIGKRYGKITLRDPRSRWGSCSSKGDLMFSLRLIMAPPEVLDYVAAHEVAHLVEMNHSARFWALCKQLCPTTDQHRRWMRANGADLLAWRFDAQE, from the coding sequence TTGGCTGCTCAATCGTCGGTTTCAACCCATGTTCTTCCCGGAGACCCTCCGGTTGAGGTTTTGTTGCGTCGCAATGCCCGTGCAAAGCGGTTTTCCCTGCGGGTCAGCCGCTCGGATGGACGTGTGTCGCTGAGTCTGCCTACTTGGGCGCCGGAAGCCGAGGCTTTGGCTTTTCTTCGGGCGCGGGAGCCATGGGTAAGAGAACATCTGGATCGCTATCCCGGCGTCAAAGCCGCGAGAATTGGCGCGGATGTTCCCATTTGTGGCGTGCCGCGGCCTGTTGTCGCCGGATCAGGGCGGGCGGCGCAATTCAAAGACGGGGCGCTGCATGTGCCCCAAGGCCCCCGCGAAGGGCCGCGCATCAAGGCGCTTCTGACAGCGATGGCCCGCGAACGGCTTAGCGCCGCCGTGGCGACCCACGCGGGCGCGATTGGCAAGCGGTATGGCAAGATCACCCTGCGCGACCCCCGGTCGCGGTGGGGCAGTTGTTCGTCCAAAGGCGATCTGATGTTTTCGTTGCGGTTGATTATGGCCCCACCCGAGGTGCTGGATTACGTTGCGGCCCACGAAGTTGCGCATTTGGTCGAGATGAACCACTCGGCCCGCTTCTGGGCGCTGTGCAAGCAGCTTTGCCCCACCACCGACCAGCACCGCCGCTGGATGCGTGCCAATGGCGCGGATCTGCTGGCTTGGCGCTTTGACGCGCAGGAGTAG
- a CDS encoding GntR family transcriptional regulator has protein sequence MLMNPRPTETGAAVAHDRVYRALRSRIMYGEVSPGQAMTLRGVGREFGVSMTPAREAVRRLVSEGALFLSTSGRVSTPELSNERIEELASLRALLEPELASRALPRAHPALIERMEAINGQIAHVIAKRDAVAYIKLNLEFHRTLYLRAQAPAMLALAETVWLQMGPTMRALYGRLGRTESPPHHRLILAALNAGDEPGLRLALRADVTQGLRLLAA, from the coding sequence ATGTTGATGAACCCTCGCCCAACCGAGACCGGGGCCGCCGTGGCCCATGACCGGGTCTATCGCGCGTTACGATCCCGGATCATGTACGGAGAGGTCAGTCCCGGCCAAGCCATGACCCTGCGCGGTGTGGGGCGTGAATTCGGCGTCTCGATGACCCCGGCCCGCGAAGCGGTGCGTCGGTTGGTCAGCGAGGGGGCGTTGTTTCTGTCCACCTCGGGGCGGGTATCGACGCCCGAGCTGTCGAATGAACGGATTGAGGAGTTGGCATCGCTGCGCGCGCTGCTAGAGCCGGAACTAGCCTCGCGCGCGTTGCCCCGCGCCCACCCCGCGCTGATCGAGAGGATGGAGGCGATCAACGGTCAAATCGCCCATGTGATCGCGAAACGCGATGCGGTGGCCTACATCAAGCTGAACCTCGAGTTTCACCGGACGCTATACCTGCGTGCCCAAGCCCCGGCGATGCTGGCGCTGGCGGAAACGGTTTGGTTGCAGATGGGGCCAACGATGCGGGCCCTATATGGGCGATTGGGGCGCACGGAGTCGCCGCCCCACCACCGCTTGATCCTTGCGGCCCTGAACGCAGGGGATGAGCCGGGCCTGCGCCTTGCCCTGCGGGCCGATGTGACCCAAGGGCTAAGGCTTCTGGCGGCTTAA
- a CDS encoding Hint domain-containing protein, with amino-acid sequence MPVYYLYVYSPSDFVTAPPIEDGAQAAGSPTFTLQLKPGAVPTLIEVNDDEAVFDEVDGTQSLNQAVNIDGSAYASGTTINTAYDLINTTTGHKVTSFHFGGDGYQQGAVDGIVSTVEMVPGTSYTFNTERTSHQQANAYGDYVACFVAGTRLSTARGWIAVEDLAVGDMVRTLDAGDQPLRWVGKRQVPGMGVFAPVCIPAGWNGLQRDLLVSPQHRMLISGAGCELALGADSALVSARQMTQLGLAHQAPQPRVTYHHIMFDTHQIVIAEGAPSESLLANDETLTGFDLSAAEEIRELFPKLSASPMAVARPVLRGHEAFLALR; translated from the coding sequence ATGCCCGTCTATTATCTGTACGTCTACAGCCCCTCGGATTTTGTCACTGCCCCACCAATCGAAGACGGTGCGCAGGCGGCCGGGAGCCCTACATTCACGCTGCAACTCAAGCCCGGTGCCGTTCCCACGTTGATCGAGGTCAACGATGACGAAGCAGTGTTTGATGAGGTTGACGGCACCCAAAGCCTGAACCAAGCGGTTAATATCGACGGCAGCGCCTACGCCTCTGGCACCACGATCAACACCGCCTATGACCTGATTAACACCACCACCGGCCATAAGGTGACGAGCTTCCATTTCGGCGGCGACGGCTATCAGCAGGGCGCCGTGGATGGCATAGTTTCGACGGTGGAGATGGTGCCGGGCACGTCATACACCTTCAACACGGAACGGACCTCTCATCAGCAGGCCAATGCTTACGGCGATTATGTTGCGTGCTTCGTGGCCGGCACCCGGCTGAGCACTGCGCGGGGCTGGATCGCGGTCGAGGACTTGGCGGTGGGCGATATGGTGCGCACGTTGGACGCAGGCGATCAGCCGTTGCGGTGGGTCGGCAAGCGTCAGGTGCCCGGCATGGGCGTCTTTGCTCCGGTATGTATCCCCGCCGGTTGGAACGGCTTGCAGCGCGATCTTCTTGTGTCGCCACAGCACCGCATGTTGATTTCTGGTGCGGGGTGTGAACTGGCCTTGGGGGCCGATAGCGCCCTCGTATCGGCACGGCAGATGACGCAATTGGGCCTTGCCCATCAGGCCCCGCAACCGCGCGTCACTTATCACCACATCATGTTTGACACCCATCAGATCGTCATTGCTGAAGGCGCGCCAAGCGAAAGCCTTCTGGCCAATGATGAAACCCTTACCGGATTCGACCTGAGCGCCGCCGAAGAAATTCGCGAGTTGTTTCCCAAGCTTAGTGCAAGCCCCATGGCCGTCGCCCGTCCCGTGTTGCGCGGGCACGAGGCGTTCTTGGCCCTGCGTTAA
- the lpdA gene encoding dihydrolipoyl dehydrogenase, with protein sequence MSSYDVIVIGSGPGGYVCAIRCAQLGLKTAVVEGRDTLGGTCLNIGCIPSKALLHASHMLHEAEHNFAKMGLKGKSPSVDWPQMQAYKDDVIGQNTKGVEFLLKKNKIDWLKGWGSIPEAGKVKVGDEVHSAKNIIVASGSEPTSLPGIEIDQKVVVDSEGALSLPKVPKKMVVIGAGVIGLELGSVYSRLGTQVEVIEFLDHITPGMDAEVSKVFQRTLKKQGIGFTLGAAVQSVAATKTKAKVTYKLRKDDSEVTVDADVVLVATGRKAYTDGLGLEALGVKLSERGQVEVDGQYRTNVSGIMAIGDAIKGPMLAHKAEDEGIAAAEVAAGKHGHVNYGVIPGVIYTHPEVSTVGATEEALKEAGQAYKVGKFSFMGNGRAKANFAGEGFVKLLVDAETDRILGAHIIGPMAGDLIHEVCVAMEFGASAQDLAMTCHAHPTYSEAVREAALACGDGAIHA encoded by the coding sequence ATGTCCAGCTATGACGTTATCGTAATCGGCTCCGGCCCCGGCGGCTATGTCTGCGCCATTCGCTGTGCGCAACTGGGCCTGAAAACGGCCGTGGTAGAGGGGCGCGATACCCTCGGCGGCACCTGCCTGAACATCGGTTGCATTCCCTCCAAGGCGCTGCTCCACGCGTCCCATATGCTGCACGAGGCGGAACATAACTTCGCCAAGATGGGCCTGAAGGGGAAATCCCCCTCCGTGGATTGGCCGCAGATGCAGGCCTACAAGGACGACGTGATTGGGCAGAACACCAAGGGTGTGGAGTTCCTTCTGAAGAAGAACAAGATTGACTGGCTGAAGGGCTGGGGCAGCATCCCCGAAGCTGGCAAAGTCAAGGTCGGTGATGAGGTGCATAGCGCCAAGAACATAATCGTGGCCTCTGGGTCCGAGCCGACAAGCTTGCCGGGGATCGAGATTGACCAGAAGGTCGTCGTGGACAGCGAAGGCGCGTTGAGCCTTCCGAAAGTTCCCAAGAAGATGGTCGTGATCGGCGCGGGCGTGATCGGGCTTGAACTGGGTTCGGTCTATAGCCGTTTGGGCACGCAGGTAGAGGTTATTGAATTCCTCGACCATATCACACCGGGCATGGATGCAGAGGTGTCCAAGGTCTTCCAGCGCACCCTGAAAAAGCAGGGTATCGGCTTCACTCTGGGGGCGGCGGTGCAATCTGTGGCCGCAACGAAGACCAAGGCAAAGGTCACCTACAAGCTGCGCAAGGATGACAGCGAAGTGACCGTGGACGCCGATGTCGTTCTGGTCGCCACCGGGCGTAAGGCCTACACCGATGGCTTGGGGCTGGAGGCGCTTGGCGTGAAGCTGTCGGAGCGTGGGCAGGTCGAGGTCGATGGCCAGTACCGCACCAACGTGTCGGGCATCATGGCAATCGGCGACGCGATCAAAGGCCCGATGCTGGCCCACAAGGCCGAGGATGAAGGCATTGCCGCCGCCGAAGTGGCTGCCGGCAAGCATGGGCACGTGAACTACGGCGTGATCCCCGGCGTGATCTACACCCACCCCGAGGTTTCCACCGTCGGCGCAACAGAAGAAGCCCTGAAAGAAGCGGGCCAAGCTTACAAGGTTGGTAAATTCAGCTTCATGGGCAACGGCCGCGCGAAGGCTAATTTTGCTGGGGAAGGCTTTGTGAAACTTCTGGTCGATGCCGAAACGGATCGCATTTTGGGTGCGCATATCATCGGCCCGATGGCCGGTGACCTGATCCACGAGGTCTGCGTCGCGATGGAATTTGGCGCTTCGGCCCAGGATCTGGCCATGACCTGCCATGCGCACCCGACCTACTCGGAAGCTGTGCGCGAAGCAGCGCTGGCCTGCGGCGATGGCGCAATCCACGCCTGA
- a CDS encoding MAPEG family protein, with translation MTPELTALALASLLQVVQFALYAIPANKELGTGYTSSARDREPSRAMSDRTGRLGRAFDNHFEGLILFTIAVVVVTLADQSSAVTAACGWIYLAARVAYVPAYAFGLRPWRSLIWFVGLIATITMTVAALI, from the coding sequence ATGACCCCCGAACTCACCGCTCTCGCCCTCGCCAGCTTGCTACAGGTTGTGCAATTCGCGCTCTACGCCATTCCGGCGAATAAGGAGCTCGGCACCGGCTACACCAGCTCTGCGCGTGACCGCGAACCATCGCGTGCCATGTCGGACCGCACGGGTCGTCTGGGGCGGGCCTTTGATAACCATTTCGAAGGGCTGATCCTGTTTACGATTGCCGTGGTGGTCGTGACCCTTGCAGATCAATCAAGCGCGGTGACGGCGGCCTGCGGCTGGATCTATCTGGCGGCCCGCGTGGCCTATGTGCCTGCCTATGCCTTCGGCTTGCGTCCTTGGCGAAGCCTGATCTGGTTCGTGGGCTTGATTGCGACCATCACAATGACCGTTGCGGCGCTGATCTGA